In one window of Miscanthus floridulus cultivar M001 chromosome 12, ASM1932011v1, whole genome shotgun sequence DNA:
- the LOC136495483 gene encoding probable protein S-acyltransferase 14, translated as MYRSAGVAMAWNVFRFCTALRGLGSIMILLVLAIVGVTYYAVVLCNYGPALLTGGGTTLAAFAVLLLFHFLLAMLLWSYFSVVFTDPGSVPPNWNLDFDVERGETAPLATSELNSQQSVALGNTANPRVRYCRKCNQLKPPRCHHCSVCGRCVLKMDHHCVWVVNCVGALNYKYFLLFLFYTFLETTLVTLSLLPHFIAFFSDVEIPGSSAALATTFLTFVLNLAFSLSVFGFMIMHISLVSANTTTIESYEKKTTPHWIYDLGRKRNFAQVFGNDRKYWFIPAYSEEDLRRIPALQGLDYPVRPDFDGQEL; from the exons ATGTACAGATCGGCGGGGGTCGCGATGGCGTGGAACGTGTTCCGGTTCTGCACGGCTCTCCGTGGGCTGGGTTCCATCATGATCCTGCTCGTCCTCGCCATCGTCGGCGTCACCTACTACGCTGTCGTCCTCTGCAACTACGGCCCCGCCCTCCTCACCGGCGGCGGCACCACTCTCGCCGCGTTCGCCGTCCTGCTCCTCTTCCACTTCCTG CTTGCTATGCTTTTATGGAGTTATTTTTCTGTCGTGTTCACCGACCCTGGTTCTGTTCCACCAAATTGGAATCTTGATTTTGATGTGGAGAGGGGAGAAACTGCTCCTCTCGCTACCTCAGAGTTGAACTCACAGCAATCTGTGGCTCTTGGCAATACCGCAAATCCAAGGGTTAGGTACTGTAGGAAGTGCAACCAGTTGAAGCCACCTCGGTGCCACCATTGCTCTGTTT GTGGAAGATGTGTTCTTAAGATGGATCATCATTGTGTGTGGGTTGTTAATTGTGTTGGGGCGCTGAACTACAAATACTTTCTTCTCTTCCTG TTTTACACCTTCCTCGAGACAACTCTTGTCACACTCTCTTTATTGCCTCACTTCATAGCCTTCTTCAGTGATGTCGAGATCCCAGGAAGTTCTGCAGCACTTGCAACCACATTTCTCACCTTTG TGTTGAATCTGGCCTTTTCCTTGAGCGTTTTTGGTTTTATGATTATGCATATTTCACTTGTTTCTGCTAATACAACAACAATTGAG TCATATGAGAAGAAGACAACTCCACATTGGATATATGATCTTGGCCGGAAGAGAAATTTTGCTCAG GTTTTTGGAAATGACAGAAAATATTGGTTCATCCCTGCATACTCAGAAGAGGATTTGAGAAGAATTCCAGCTCTACAGGGTCTTGATTATCCTGTGAGACCAGATTTTGATGGTCAGGAACTGTAA